In Neodiprion pinetum isolate iyNeoPine1 chromosome 6, iyNeoPine1.2, whole genome shotgun sequence, one genomic interval encodes:
- the LOC124221685 gene encoding salivary glue protein Sgs-3-like, producing MENKQPRIPAMMTLRLTRPTTTTTDTQTNRERTPLLQTTGQAPHPHRYGRDGTHQTETRRTPLPTPTTHTQVTKNATAATHTTTIAPTTTQRHSQTHTPMTTHTVTLSGPRQCPKCNGLVRGTKYPQHIQTCTQTNTDTQHPSQIVTHPPTVTQTTRTTTTHTTTHPPTNKLTPHTTTHPTSTPTPRHTLPPASPPLWTRTRLTRPQTTEDRILQTFANMDTRTEPTQTRQTDKKHIGPPPEIIAIIANLQATSTLDDELRAERDRYMTRRAHQRTNTDQTEASTSTRQPHITHQTAPHKTHPSNTPDTDTDTDSTTSTAETVIHIETTHTTTQQTQTTDDDTDNNTDTTSLTDTDEHTQTPQPTTHTTRDSRRYKKRKTIRKQKKEQNRKH from the coding sequence ATGGAAAACAAACAACCAAGAATACCGGCCATGATGACACTACGACTGACGAGAccgacgacaacaacaacggaCACACAAACAAATAGAGAAAGAACACCACTACTACAAACAACAGGACAGGCCCCACACCCACACAGATACGGACGCGACGGCACACACCAGACAGAGACCCGACGAACTCCACTACCGACACCCACTACACACACACAGGTAACCAAGAACGCCACGGCAGCAACACACACAACAACCATTGCACCCACAACCACCCAGAGACActcacaaacacacacacctATGACCACACACACAGTTACACTCTCCGGACCAAGGCAATGCCCAAAGTGCAACGGGCTGGTCCGGGGCACAAAATACCCACAACACATACAGACCTGCACACAAACAAACACAGACACACAACACCCATCACAAATTGTCACACACCCACCAACAGTCACCCAAACCACACGAACCACCACCACGCACACGACGACACACCCACCCACCAACAAACTAACACCCCACACAACCACACACCCCACATCGACACCAACACCACGTCACACACTACCCCCCGCATCACCCCCTTTATGGACACGCACCAGACTCACGAGACCACAGACAACAGAAGACAGAATCCTACAAACATTTGCCAATATGGACACACGCACGGAACCAACGCAGACAAGACAGACAGACAAAAAACACATAGGACCACCCCCAGAAATAATAGCAATCATTGCAAACCTACAAGCGACAAGCACCCTGGACGACGAACTACGGGCAGAAAGAGACAGATACATGACCAGACGGGCACACCAACGTACGAACACAGACCAGACAGAAGCCAGCACCTCCACACGCCAACCACACATCACACACCAGACAGCACCACACAAAACACACCCCTCAAACACACCAGACACCGACACCGACACAGACTCCACCACCTCCACCGCAGAGACAGTTATACACATCGAAACAACACACACAACCACGCAACAGACACAAACGACGGACGACGACACAGACAATAACACCGACACCACCTCACTCACCGACACAGACGAACATACACAAACACCCCAACCAACCACACACACCACACGGGACTCAAGACgatacaaaaaacgaaaaacaatacgtaaacagaaaaaagaacaaaacagaaaacactAG
- the LOC138191145 gene encoding uncharacterized protein yields MERNEEDFSVAEDVEESVRRSAKSDTGRVETSRKRNRNHRSPTTSESEHSDDLRRRKHGRRRHRKRQARLKEENLRLLALLSRRERVPMDLIKFDPKTTDATGWVKIIDEWIRRYNPDDYEIVQHLAKAFKDEAAQWFTGMDPSGKSWVEIRSEFSSAYAKNKNVASELHTIWMEDAEFTLENFMKKGRKLKAWLNERKTVDETAAQLTGLSYSAQDRFVRNIFVRESPKSLQQAMAYLDGRTTDFHQPRASSRAPGPHTKTLAPRDGKSHRFDIECYNFGRKGHRKSECRSALQTQRGSYSRVIKELDGRGLGPKKPITCYNCKEEGHIAPSCPKKNEKVVRLCNSTSTENTLKLADGKVLTFIFDSGSDCSLVTESLAERLPGKRQVVCMRLRGLGNGYVDCREMISVCAELNSINVEIDLYVVPDESLSTKIILGKELLANGISVTLDGTIVKFAKLHKFVGACVATTNFDTVDCDAEEMRESLLKLLRLHAKHMSVDTPRIRVTSGSFEIRLKDENKIVQ; encoded by the coding sequence ATGGAACGAAACGAGGAAGATTTTAGTGTGGCAGAAGATGTAGAAGAAAGTGTGAGGAGAAGTGCAAAGAGTGACACAGGCAGAGTAGAAACTTCTCGAAAACGAAATAGAAATCACCGATCCCCGACGACATCGGAATCTGAACATTCTGATGATTTGCGAAGAAGGAAGCACGGAAGACGTAGGCACAGAAAACGTCAGGCAAGATTGAAGGAGGAAAATCTGCGACTGCTTGCACTGCTTTCCAGACGAGAACGTGTTCCGATGGATCTCATCAAATTTGATCCGAAAACGACTGACGCGACTGGTtgggtgaaaataattgacgAGTGGATTCGCCGTTATAATCCTGATGATTATGAAATTGTCCAGCACTTGGCGAAAGCATTTAAAGACGAAGCGGCACAGTGGTTTACAGGTATGGATCCCTCAGGAAAAAGCTGGGTAGAAATACGTTCTGAGTTTTCAAGTGCGTATGCAAAAAATAAGAACGTTGCGTCGGAGCTGCACACGATTTGGATGGAAGACGCAGAGTTtacacttgaaaattttatgaagaaagggagaaaattAAAAGCGTGGCTCAACGAGAGAAAAACGGTGGACGAGACTGCCGCTCAACTTACGGGATTATCCTATTCGGCGCAAGATCGATTCGTTCGCAACATCTTTGTGCGAGAATCACCTAAAAGCCTACAACAAGCGATGGCGTACCTTGATGGACGAACGACCGACTTCCATCAACCGCGTGCATCCTCCAGAGCCCCTGGTCCACATACTAAGACTTTGGCGCCGCGAGATGGTAAGTCGCACCGTTTTGACATCGAGTGCTACAATTTCGGAAGAAAAGGACATCGGAAGTCCGAATGTCGATCAGCTCTGCAGACACAGCGTGGCAGTTACTCACGGGTCATCAAGGAACTGGACGGTAGAGGTTTGGGGCCAAAGAAGCCGATAACCTGCTACAACTGTAAGGAAGAGGGACACATTGCCCCGAGTTGCCCTAAGAAGAACGAGAAGGTAGTGAGGCTTTGTAATTCTACCTCCACTGAGAATACTCTGAAGCTTGCTGACGGTAAGGTGTTGACGTTCATCTTTGACTCTGGTTCGGACTGTTCTCTTGTAACAGAGAGTTTGGCGGAGAGGTTGCCTGGTAAAAGACAAGTCGTTTGTATGCGTTTGAGGGGCTTAGGAAATGGGTATGTGGATTGCCGTGAGATGATCTCAGTGTGTGCAGAGTTGAATAGCATCaatgttgaaattgatttatatGTAGTACCGGACGAAAGTTTGTccacaaaaataattctggGTAAAGAATTGTTAGCAAATGGTATCTCAGTCACATTAGATGGAACCATagttaaatttgcaaaattacacAAGTTTGTTGGTGCGTGTGTTGCAACTACTAATTTTGATACTGTAGATTGCGATGCGGAAGAGATGAGAGAATCACttttaaaattgttaagaCTGCACGCGAAACATATGAGTGTTGATACTCCTAGGATTCGTGTAACATCTGGCAGCTTTGAGATTAGactgaaagat